One stretch of Natrinema salaciae DNA includes these proteins:
- a CDS encoding phosphatase PAP2 family protein codes for MYRGADVLEAIRELVPGWGAVLAAAVTQLGDGWWLLVLGIGASWAVAWRWAARRARGHQPDRHARRPEGPWFVAVIVGGLAVMTALKHVFALPRPDLATIDPAALPSSMRSLHVSVATAGGYGFPSGHAVGATVTYGLLALTLEAGTRRVRLAVAAVIVAAVCLTRLVLGVHYPIDVVAGVVVGSCYLAATWWLLERSPFDRTATAFAVALGLAGVAMVASGHADSAVAYVALTAGALAGWAAGDAPLTPGTTPAAGPRAWVSVAAFVPLAAVGGFGAVSGRPRLVVSAALLGALSVLPATVFPYVTARNEPAS; via the coding sequence ATGTACCGTGGGGCCGACGTGCTCGAGGCGATCCGCGAACTCGTCCCGGGGTGGGGTGCGGTTCTCGCCGCAGCGGTGACGCAACTCGGCGACGGTTGGTGGCTCCTCGTGCTCGGGATCGGCGCGTCGTGGGCCGTCGCGTGGCGATGGGCGGCCCGACGCGCCCGGGGGCACCAGCCGGACCGTCACGCTCGGCGGCCGGAAGGTCCCTGGTTCGTCGCGGTCATCGTCGGTGGGCTGGCGGTGATGACGGCGCTGAAACACGTCTTCGCGTTACCGCGCCCCGACCTCGCGACGATCGATCCGGCCGCGCTCCCCTCGTCGATGCGGTCGCTCCACGTCTCGGTCGCGACCGCGGGCGGCTACGGGTTTCCCAGCGGCCACGCCGTCGGCGCGACCGTCACCTACGGCCTGTTGGCGCTGACGCTCGAGGCCGGCACGCGTCGGGTCCGTCTCGCGGTCGCCGCGGTGATCGTCGCGGCCGTCTGTCTCACGCGGCTCGTCCTCGGCGTCCACTATCCGATCGACGTCGTCGCCGGCGTCGTCGTCGGGAGCTGCTATCTCGCCGCGACCTGGTGGCTCCTCGAGCGGTCGCCGTTCGATCGGACGGCCACCGCGTTCGCGGTCGCACTCGGATTGGCCGGCGTCGCGATGGTCGCCAGCGGACACGCGGACAGTGCCGTCGCGTACGTCGCGCTCACCGCCGGTGCGCTCGCGGGGTGGGCAGCCGGCGACGCGCCGCTCACACCCGGGACGACGCCCGCTGCGGGACCTCGTGCGTGGGTATCGGTGGCCGCGTTCGTCCCCCTGGCTGCCGTCGGCGGCTTCGGGGCGGTCAGCGGCCGGCCGAGGCTGGTCGTCTCGGCGGCCCTTCTGGGGGCCCTGTCGGTTCTCCCGGCGACCGTGTTTCCGTACGTGACGGCGCGGAACGAGCCGGCGAGCTAA
- a CDS encoding DUF5789 family protein: MPDDSRELGVELGDLQAALENEAYPIGHDELLEKHGDETVEMSGNTTTLEDLIGPLNEDEYRDYGAVEQAIMNMVGDEAIGRKNYSDRTPPASGEDRQDEGAPDQGGQEGQESF; this comes from the coding sequence ATGCCAGACGATAGCCGCGAACTCGGGGTCGAACTCGGCGACCTGCAGGCGGCGCTCGAGAACGAGGCGTACCCGATCGGTCACGACGAACTGCTCGAGAAACACGGGGACGAAACGGTCGAGATGAGCGGCAATACGACGACGCTCGAGGACCTCATCGGGCCGCTGAACGAGGACGAGTACCGGGATTACGGGGCGGTCGAGCAGGCAATCATGAACATGGTCGGCGACGAGGCCATCGGTCGGAAGAACTACAGCGATCGCACGCCACCCGCGTCGGGCGAAGACCGGCAGGACGAGGGTGCACCGGATCAGGGCGGACAGGAGGGGCAGGAGTCGTTCTGA
- a CDS encoding ABC transporter ATP-binding protein: protein MSGADWDDDDPFEEQRAEIENPMKRLFLEYGSNYTGAAIIGVIASFFARILDLLPALMLGVAIDAVIRQEIPYAEAFPVGGGFVAPSVPDGRVAQFWLTIGIIAGAFLLSAVFHWTRNWGFNTFAQNVQHDIRTDTYDQMQRLDMGFFADKQTGEMMSILSNDVNRLEKFLNDGMNSLFRLLVMVLGIGGLLLAINWQLALVALLPVPLIAVFTYLFIQTIQPKYAQVRSTVGKVNSRLENNLGGIQVIKSSTTEGYESDRVEDVSREYFDANWGAIRTRIKFFPGLRVLAGIGFVITFLVGGLWVIDGPPGPFSGELSTGMFVVFILYTQRFIWPMAQFGQIINMYQRARASSARIFGLMDEPNRVGEEPDAPALEVTAGRVEYDDVSFGYDDDAGDGDLILEGIDFTVEGGETLALVGPTGAGKSTVLKLLLRMYDVDEGEIRVDGQNVRDVTLRSLRESLGYVSQDTFLFYGSVGENIKYGTFDADREDVIEAAKMAEAHEFIQNLPEGYDTEVGERGVKLSGGQRQRISIARAILKDPDILVLDEATSDVDTETEMLIQRSIDELAEDRTTFAIAHRLSTIKDADQVLVLEGGEIVERGTHEDLLENGGLYSHLWGVQAGEIDELPQEFIERAQRRQARTEVDVGDDD, encoded by the coding sequence ATGAGTGGCGCCGACTGGGACGACGACGATCCGTTCGAGGAACAGCGAGCGGAGATCGAGAACCCGATGAAGCGGCTGTTCCTCGAGTACGGGTCGAACTACACGGGTGCCGCGATCATCGGCGTCATCGCGAGTTTCTTCGCCCGAATCCTGGATCTGTTGCCGGCGCTCATGTTGGGGGTCGCGATCGACGCCGTGATCCGGCAGGAGATCCCCTACGCCGAGGCGTTCCCGGTCGGTGGCGGGTTCGTCGCTCCGTCCGTCCCCGACGGGCGAGTAGCCCAGTTCTGGCTGACGATCGGGATCATCGCCGGCGCTTTTCTCCTCTCGGCGGTCTTCCACTGGACCCGAAACTGGGGGTTCAACACCTTCGCCCAGAACGTCCAGCACGACATCCGGACCGACACCTACGACCAGATGCAGCGCCTGGACATGGGCTTCTTCGCCGACAAACAGACCGGCGAGATGATGTCGATCCTCTCGAACGACGTCAACCGCCTCGAGAAGTTCCTCAACGACGGGATGAACTCCCTGTTCCGGCTGCTCGTGATGGTGCTCGGCATCGGCGGACTCCTGCTCGCGATCAACTGGCAGTTGGCACTGGTCGCGCTCCTCCCGGTCCCGCTGATCGCGGTCTTTACCTACCTCTTCATCCAGACCATCCAGCCGAAGTACGCGCAGGTCCGCTCGACCGTCGGCAAGGTCAACTCCCGGCTCGAGAACAATCTCGGCGGCATTCAGGTGATCAAGTCCAGTACGACGGAAGGGTACGAGTCCGACCGCGTCGAGGACGTCTCCCGCGAGTACTTCGACGCCAACTGGGGTGCAATTCGAACGCGGATCAAGTTCTTCCCCGGCCTTCGCGTGCTCGCGGGGATCGGCTTCGTCATCACGTTCCTCGTCGGCGGCCTCTGGGTCATCGATGGCCCGCCGGGGCCGTTCTCGGGCGAACTCAGTACCGGGATGTTCGTCGTCTTCATCCTCTACACGCAGCGCTTCATCTGGCCCATGGCCCAGTTCGGACAGATAATCAATATGTACCAGCGCGCTCGCGCGTCGAGCGCCCGCATCTTCGGACTCATGGACGAACCCAACCGGGTCGGCGAAGAGCCCGACGCGCCGGCCCTCGAGGTGACCGCGGGTCGCGTCGAGTACGACGACGTCTCGTTCGGCTACGACGACGATGCGGGAGACGGCGACCTGATCCTCGAAGGAATCGACTTCACGGTCGAGGGCGGCGAGACGCTCGCCCTGGTCGGTCCCACCGGTGCCGGCAAATCGACGGTTCTCAAGCTCCTCCTGCGGATGTACGACGTCGACGAGGGCGAGATTCGCGTCGACGGGCAGAACGTCCGTGACGTCACGCTCCGGAGCCTCCGCGAGTCGCTGGGCTACGTCAGTCAGGACACGTTCCTCTTCTACGGCAGCGTCGGGGAGAACATCAAGTACGGGACGTTCGACGCCGACCGCGAGGACGTGATCGAGGCCGCGAAGATGGCCGAAGCCCACGAGTTCATCCAGAACCTGCCGGAGGGGTACGATACCGAGGTCGGCGAACGCGGCGTCAAGCTCTCCGGCGGCCAGCGCCAGCGAATCTCGATCGCCCGTGCGATCCTCAAAGATCCCGACATCCTCGTCCTCGACGAGGCGACCAGCGACGTCGACACCGAAACCGAAATGCTCATCCAGCGCTCGATCGACGAACTCGCCGAGGATCGAACCACGTTCGCCATTGCACACCGCCTCTCGACGATCAAGGACGCCGATCAGGTCCTCGTCCTCGAGGGCGGCGAGATCGTCGAGCGGGGAACCCACGAGGACCTGCTCGAGAACGGCGGGCTCTACTCGCACCTCTGGGGCGTGCAGGCCGGCGAGATCGACGAGCTTCCACAGGAGTTCATCGAGCGCGCGCAGCGCCGGCAGGCCCGGACGGAAGTCGACGTGGGAGACGACGACTAA
- a CDS encoding DUF192 domain-containing protein → MALEYVWKGLLAIAALSIVGLLLVQAGFVSAPWGADEGEVRVFDGEPDGESAAENETETSTGAADAGDSDGGNASTGSDGTDDSADDGGGDDGDDPKAVVDVEVADTRGERYTGLSDHDSLEPGNGMLFVHDEEQELVYVMRKMDFDIDIIFIDADREITAIHHARAPGPNENGNDIEYAGRGKWVLEVPRGYANETGIEVGDEVEIDLESNRTTVTSVESDALDRVAATVARDGADPGAVAARRVSVRR, encoded by the coding sequence ATGGCACTCGAGTACGTATGGAAGGGGCTGCTCGCGATCGCGGCCCTCTCCATCGTCGGGCTACTCCTCGTTCAGGCTGGATTCGTCTCGGCACCGTGGGGAGCGGACGAGGGGGAAGTCCGGGTCTTCGACGGCGAACCCGACGGTGAATCGGCCGCCGAAAACGAGACCGAGACGAGTACCGGCGCGGCCGATGCTGGCGACTCCGACGGCGGTAACGCCTCGACTGGGAGTGACGGTACCGACGACTCCGCGGACGACGGGGGCGGTGATGACGGCGACGACCCCAAAGCCGTCGTCGACGTCGAGGTCGCGGATACCCGCGGGGAACGCTATACCGGGCTGAGCGACCACGACTCGCTCGAGCCGGGTAACGGGATGTTGTTCGTCCACGACGAGGAGCAGGAGTTGGTATACGTGATGCGCAAGATGGACTTCGACATCGACATCATCTTCATCGACGCGGATCGCGAGATCACGGCCATTCACCACGCCCGGGCACCCGGACCGAACGAAAACGGGAACGATATCGAGTACGCTGGCCGCGGAAAGTGGGTGCTCGAGGTCCCGCGGGGGTACGCGAACGAGACGGGGATCGAAGTCGGTGACGAGGTCGAGATCGATCTCGAGTCGAACCGGACCACTGTTACCAGCGTCGAGTCCGACGCGCTCGACCGGGTCGCCGCGACGGTGGCCCGCGATGGAGCCGACCCCGGGGCGGTCGCCGCTCGACGTGTTTCGGTTCGTAGGTAA
- a CDS encoding S1 family peptidase — MNRRNYLTLITSAGVTSIAGCTAEQPPEPSSDDPAPPDISDSADGNPEDYDANIDDETVLELGLQTQKAVVDITYGRGGGTGWLIDDTTIVTNSHVIQAAEDHDINIELYSGETITGTIRGYVDDMIPDIGALAVDLPDAADYNTLTPGDATTLKPEDPLIQVGHPSGIGRWAISVGVLHAKHGRDTLLSTVPSLSGNSGSPIVNTDGNVVGLTSGGTRVRDPIDYRDTDEIFRDYPTVQWTTHNPIGTVTDHLDNW, encoded by the coding sequence ATGAACCGGCGCAACTACCTCACCCTCATCACCAGCGCGGGCGTCACCTCAATCGCCGGATGCACCGCCGAACAACCTCCCGAACCCTCATCCGACGATCCCGCCCCACCCGACATCAGTGACTCGGCCGACGGCAATCCCGAAGACTACGACGCCAACATCGACGACGAAACCGTCCTCGAACTCGGCCTCCAAACCCAGAAAGCCGTCGTCGATATCACATACGGCCGCGGCGGCGGCACCGGCTGGCTCATCGACGACACCACAATCGTCACCAACAGCCACGTCATCCAAGCCGCCGAAGATCACGACATCAACATCGAACTCTACAGCGGCGAAACCATCACCGGTACCATCCGTGGCTACGTCGACGACATGATACCCGATATCGGTGCCCTTGCCGTCGATCTCCCAGACGCTGCCGACTACAACACACTCACCCCCGGAGACGCTACGACCCTCAAACCCGAAGACCCACTCATTCAGGTCGGCCACCCATCCGGCATCGGCCGCTGGGCCATCAGCGTCGGCGTCCTCCACGCCAAACACGGACGCGACACCCTCCTCTCTACCGTTCCTAGCCTCTCCGGAAACAGCGGCTCCCCCATCGTCAACACCGATGGCAACGTCGTCGGCCTCACCAGCGGCGGCACGCGTGTCCGAGACCCCATCGACTATCGAGATACCGACGAAATATTCCGCGACTACCCCACCGTCCAATGGACCACCCACAACCCCATCGGAACCGTTACCGACCACCTCGATAACTGGTAA
- a CDS encoding DUF7344 domain-containing protein, protein MEALTSSQEAPELDADTILELLANRRRRYLLYALRGQEDPIELSTLAETVAGWEHDVPPDEVAKNEYKSVYVSSVQCHVPKLDDAGVVDHDEDNHTVILADNFHQLEPYLQIVVKDEPENSTLHAALQTESGDGLLGQIRENVARLKQ, encoded by the coding sequence ATGGAAGCCCTTACCTCGAGTCAGGAGGCACCGGAGCTCGACGCCGACACGATTCTCGAGCTACTGGCGAATCGCCGGCGGCGATACCTCCTCTACGCGCTGCGCGGCCAGGAGGATCCCATCGAGCTCTCGACGCTGGCCGAAACCGTCGCGGGATGGGAACACGACGTTCCGCCGGACGAAGTCGCGAAAAACGAGTACAAGAGCGTCTACGTCTCGTCGGTCCAGTGCCACGTGCCGAAACTCGACGACGCGGGCGTCGTCGACCACGACGAGGACAACCACACCGTCATCCTCGCGGACAACTTCCACCAGCTCGAGCCATACCTCCAGATCGTCGTGAAGGACGAACCGGAGAACTCGACGCTGCACGCCGCCTTGCAGACTGAATCGGGCGACGGCCTGCTCGGTCAGATCCGAGAGAACGTCGCACGCCTCAAACAATGA
- a CDS encoding DUF7845 domain-containing protein translates to MQLIETAPHEFAAHFLFAAHGLDPFFACDSRIKDGDGRQHAELSLSTVEVLS, encoded by the coding sequence GTGCAACTGATCGAGACCGCGCCCCACGAGTTCGCGGCGCACTTCCTCTTTGCCGCGCACGGTCTCGATCCGTTCTTCGCGTGCGACAGTCGGATCAAGGACGGCGACGGACGTCAACACGCTGAGCTCTCTCTATCCACGGTCGAGGTTCTGAGTTAG
- a CDS encoding aldo/keto reductase gives MSSTSITNESDTFEIGDRTVHRLGFGAMRITGPDIIGSPEDEAAAREVVEHAVDCGVDLIDTADSYGPAVSERLIGEAIGDPDDVLVATKAGLLRNSEGDWIAHGDPDYIRNQVLTSLDRLRTDTIDLYQFHRPDDDTPFEDSVATFAELKDEGFVDQVGVSNVSAELLDRAREQVEIATVQNRYNLNDRGSREVLEICADEGIGFIPWAPINGDDLDEHGDLLDEIAAAHDATRRQVGLAWLLERADVMLPIPGTSDPDHLESNVAAAQLSLGDDEVRRLTEAAD, from the coding sequence GTGAGCAGTACCTCGATCACTAACGAGAGCGACACGTTCGAGATCGGCGACAGGACCGTCCACCGGCTGGGGTTCGGTGCGATGCGGATCACCGGACCGGACATCATCGGTTCGCCCGAAGACGAGGCGGCCGCACGCGAGGTCGTCGAGCACGCCGTCGACTGCGGCGTCGACCTCATCGACACGGCCGATTCCTACGGGCCGGCCGTGAGCGAGCGGCTCATCGGCGAGGCGATCGGCGACCCCGACGACGTGCTGGTCGCGACCAAGGCCGGCCTGCTGCGGAACAGCGAGGGCGACTGGATCGCCCACGGCGACCCGGACTACATCCGAAATCAGGTGCTCACCTCGCTCGATCGACTCCGGACCGATACCATCGACCTCTACCAATTCCATCGCCCCGACGACGACACGCCGTTCGAGGATTCCGTCGCGACCTTCGCCGAACTCAAAGACGAGGGGTTCGTCGATCAGGTCGGCGTCAGTAACGTCTCCGCGGAGCTCCTCGATCGGGCCCGCGAACAGGTCGAGATCGCGACCGTCCAGAACCGATACAACCTGAACGACCGCGGGAGCCGGGAGGTCCTCGAGATCTGTGCGGACGAGGGGATCGGCTTCATTCCGTGGGCACCGATCAACGGCGACGATCTGGACGAACACGGCGACCTCCTCGACGAGATCGCCGCGGCACACGACGCGACGAGACGACAGGTCGGGCTGGCGTGGCTGCTCGAGCGCGCGGACGTGATGCTTCCCATTCCGGGGACGTCTGACCCCGACCACCTCGAGTCGAACGTCGCCGCCGCCCAGCTCTCGCTCGGCGACGACGAGGTGCGGCGACTGACCGAGGCCGCCGACTGA
- a CDS encoding alpha/beta fold hydrolase: MVERDSLEHGRARVNGIKLHYVTAGEGPPLVLLHGWPQTWYEWRDVIPQLAADYTVIAPDLRGLGDSETPVSGYDKDTVATDVRELVHHLGFGDEPIALVGHDWGMPTAYAYAAQYRDEVRALCVLEAGLPGINEDGKRKLWHTRFHGVRDLPERLVAGRERLYLDWFYGEGAYDPSAIDDDARDEYVRCYSQAGGLRGGFEYYRAYETDAEHNQAHAEDPLELPVLALGGAASFRDLPIRDMERVATDVDSEVVERAGHWIPEERPDYFVERLTAFLADAA, from the coding sequence ATGGTCGAACGTGATAGTCTCGAACACGGACGCGCCCGCGTCAACGGTATCAAGCTGCACTACGTGACCGCCGGTGAGGGACCGCCGCTGGTGTTGCTCCACGGCTGGCCACAGACGTGGTACGAGTGGCGAGACGTGATTCCCCAACTCGCCGCCGACTACACCGTCATCGCCCCGGACCTTCGCGGGCTGGGTGACTCCGAGACGCCCGTCTCCGGCTACGACAAAGACACCGTCGCGACGGACGTGCGGGAACTGGTTCACCACCTCGGGTTCGGCGACGAACCGATCGCGCTCGTCGGGCACGACTGGGGGATGCCGACCGCGTACGCCTACGCCGCCCAGTACCGCGACGAGGTGCGCGCGCTCTGCGTTCTCGAGGCTGGCCTCCCGGGGATCAACGAGGACGGAAAACGCAAGCTCTGGCACACGCGCTTCCACGGCGTTCGCGACCTGCCCGAGCGACTCGTGGCCGGTCGAGAGCGGCTCTACCTCGACTGGTTCTACGGCGAGGGCGCGTACGATCCCTCGGCGATCGACGACGACGCGCGCGACGAGTACGTCCGCTGTTACTCACAGGCCGGCGGACTGCGGGGCGGCTTCGAGTACTATCGCGCCTACGAGACGGACGCCGAGCACAACCAGGCCCACGCCGAGGACCCTCTCGAGCTGCCCGTCCTCGCGCTCGGCGGCGCGGCGTCCTTTCGCGACCTCCCGATCAGGGACATGGAACGGGTCGCGACCGACGTCGACAGCGAGGTCGTCGAGCGCGCCGGCCACTGGATCCCGGAGGAACGGCCCGACTACTTCGTCGAGCGGCTGACCGCCTTCCTCGCGGACGCGGCGTGA
- a CDS encoding GIY-YIG nuclease family protein → MDISELGQEFDFVDTVTVERNEEGQIALKMPQNRYDKSDEIPVHQYGWGPFCKFYADTFPYKETAGVYIFTANHQIVYIGETVNIHSRIQAGYSNISPKNCFEGGQQTNCRINNAILEIVRNRGQVALWVMEAEDRKQREAELIEECNPSWNFEALSITTARRKQSTRVDDIADQQIATHRESSTSQSQSTSGKYAPLYDHLKNADSNTIHVSFEKIEDILDAPLPTSAREYEVWWNPTGHSHAEGWAELGWTADPDLDREMATFEKI, encoded by the coding sequence ATGGACATCTCCGAACTCGGTCAGGAATTCGATTTCGTAGATACAGTCACAGTAGAACGGAATGAGGAAGGACAAATCGCCCTCAAGATGCCCCAGAATCGTTACGACAAATCCGACGAAATACCAGTTCATCAATACGGCTGGGGCCCATTCTGTAAGTTCTACGCTGATACCTTCCCCTACAAAGAAACGGCGGGCGTCTACATTTTCACTGCAAATCACCAGATAGTGTACATCGGCGAAACCGTGAACATCCACAGTCGAATTCAAGCAGGATACTCGAATATCTCTCCCAAGAACTGTTTCGAGGGAGGACAGCAGACCAACTGCCGGATCAACAATGCAATCCTCGAAATCGTGCGTAACCGTGGGCAGGTCGCACTATGGGTAATGGAGGCCGAGGATAGAAAACAGCGAGAAGCAGAGTTAATCGAGGAGTGTAATCCATCATGGAATTTCGAAGCGCTCTCAATCACAACTGCTAGGCGGAAGCAATCCACGCGTGTCGATGATATAGCAGACCAACAGATAGCTACTCATAGAGAATCCTCAACAAGCCAGTCACAATCTACCAGTGGCAAGTATGCGCCGCTCTACGATCATCTCAAGAATGCTGATTCGAATACGATTCACGTCTCTTTCGAGAAGATAGAAGACATTCTCGACGCTCCATTACCAACATCTGCTCGGGAGTACGAGGTTTGGTGGAATCCTACTGGCCACTCCCATGCCGAAGGATGGGCAGAACTCGGATGGACGGCAGACCCAGATCTCGACCGTGAAATGGCTACTTTTGAGAAAATATGA